In Halorubrum sp. PV6, a single window of DNA contains:
- a CDS encoding amidohydrolase family protein: MHLIRGGRVVDADGSRAADVAVADGDIVAVGPDAVDEIGGEGAVDAETDATGAVVAPGLIDAHVHVMLDGRPDVATAVADSDYTASYRAAGNLRDALEAGVTTVRDLGSRGTLALDAGEAVAAGDIPGPRVLACGRNVIMTGGHGNWFGREADGPAEVRKAAREQLKRGADVLKCMATGGVLTEGAVTGAPELTPDELAAFTDAAAPTDTPTAAHAHGERGIKNAVAAGISSVEHGTFMDREAAEMMADRGTYWVPTASALRGVADHGVEAGIPEDAVEKGEDAADRFDDAWDHALAADVPIAMGTDAGTPFNFFADIPTELAYMVDYGLSPARALAAATVNAADLLGLDDVGRVATGYRADLVLLEADPTDDVTTWQDPTAVFAAGERVA; the protein is encoded by the coding sequence ATGCACCTGATTCGAGGCGGGCGAGTGGTCGACGCCGACGGGAGCCGCGCGGCCGACGTGGCGGTCGCCGACGGCGACATCGTCGCGGTCGGCCCGGACGCGGTCGACGAGATCGGCGGCGAGGGCGCGGTCGACGCCGAGACCGACGCGACCGGCGCGGTCGTCGCGCCCGGCCTGATCGACGCCCACGTCCACGTCATGCTGGACGGGCGCCCGGACGTCGCCACCGCGGTCGCCGACAGCGACTACACCGCGAGCTATCGGGCCGCCGGCAACCTCCGAGACGCCCTCGAAGCGGGCGTCACGACGGTCCGCGACCTCGGCAGCCGCGGGACGCTCGCGCTCGACGCGGGCGAGGCGGTCGCGGCGGGGGACATCCCCGGCCCGCGCGTCCTCGCGTGCGGCCGCAACGTCATCATGACCGGCGGCCACGGCAACTGGTTCGGCCGGGAGGCCGACGGGCCGGCCGAGGTCCGGAAGGCGGCCCGCGAACAGCTCAAACGCGGCGCGGACGTGCTGAAGTGTATGGCGACCGGCGGCGTCCTCACCGAGGGGGCGGTGACCGGCGCTCCCGAGTTGACCCCCGACGAACTGGCGGCGTTCACGGACGCGGCCGCCCCGACCGACACCCCGACCGCGGCGCACGCCCACGGCGAGCGGGGGATCAAGAACGCGGTCGCCGCCGGCATTTCGAGCGTCGAACACGGCACCTTCATGGACCGCGAAGCGGCCGAGATGATGGCCGACCGGGGCACCTACTGGGTGCCGACCGCGAGCGCGCTCCGCGGGGTCGCCGACCACGGAGTCGAAGCCGGCATCCCCGAGGACGCGGTCGAAAAGGGCGAGGACGCCGCCGACCGCTTCGACGACGCGTGGGACCACGCGCTGGCGGCCGACGTGCCCATCGCGATGGGGACCGACGCCGGCACGCCGTTCAACTTCTTCGCCGACATCCCGACCGAACTCGCGTACATGGTCGACTACGGCCTCTCGCCGGCGCGGGCGCTGGCGGCCGCCACGGTCAACGCCGCCGACCTGCTCGGGCTCGACGACGTGGGCCGCGTCGCGACGGGCTACCGCGCCGACCTCGTCCTCCTCGAAGCCGATCCGACCGACGACGTGACGACGTGGCAGGACCCGACCGCGGTGTTCGCTGCCGGCGAACGGGTCGCGTAG
- a CDS encoding glutaredoxin family protein — translation MSEPDASDAVPVTVYTREDCSLCVAARDTIESVAADLDVAVAIEMVDVDEDPELAAEYGERVPYVLVDGHPAFKYTVEERDLRLKLLAAS, via the coding sequence ATGAGCGAACCGGACGCGTCGGACGCCGTCCCCGTCACGGTGTACACCCGCGAAGACTGCTCGCTTTGCGTCGCGGCCCGTGACACCATCGAGTCGGTCGCCGCCGACCTTGACGTGGCCGTCGCTATCGAGATGGTCGACGTCGACGAGGACCCCGAACTGGCCGCGGAGTACGGCGAGCGCGTCCCGTACGTTCTCGTCGACGGCCATCCCGCTTTCAAGTACACCGTCGAGGAGCGCGACCTGCGACTGAAACTGCTAGCGGCGTCTTGA
- the mdh gene encoding malate dehydrogenase has translation MTKVSVIGAAGTVGAAAGYNLALRDVVDELVFVDIPDQRETTIGQAADTNHGVAYDSNTTVRQGEYADTAGSDVVVITAGIPRQEGQTRIDLAGDNAPIMADIGSSLAEHNDDFVTVTTSNPVDLLNRHLYEAGDRDRHSVIGFGGRLDSARFRYVLSERFDAPVQNVEATILGEHGDAQAPVFSKVRVDGRDPSFDADEKEEILADLQESAMDVISRKGATQWGPATGVAHTVEAILNDTGEVLPCSVVLDGEYGYEDTALGVPAKLGADGVEEVVEWDLDEYESDLLDEAADKLSEQYDKIA, from the coding sequence ATGACAAAGGTAAGCGTCATCGGTGCGGCGGGCACTGTCGGTGCTGCAGCCGGGTACAACCTCGCGTTGCGAGACGTGGTCGACGAGCTCGTCTTCGTCGACATTCCGGACCAGCGTGAGACGACGATCGGACAGGCGGCCGACACCAACCACGGCGTCGCTTACGACTCGAACACGACCGTCCGGCAGGGCGAGTACGCAGACACCGCCGGCTCGGACGTCGTCGTGATCACGGCCGGCATCCCGCGCCAGGAGGGCCAGACCCGGATCGATCTGGCCGGCGACAACGCGCCGATCATGGCCGACATCGGCTCCTCGCTCGCCGAACACAACGACGACTTCGTCACCGTCACGACCTCCAACCCGGTCGATCTCCTCAATCGGCATTTATACGAGGCGGGCGACCGCGACCGCCACAGCGTGATCGGGTTCGGCGGCCGACTCGACTCGGCGCGCTTCCGGTACGTCCTCTCGGAGCGCTTCGACGCGCCCGTCCAGAACGTCGAGGCGACGATCCTCGGCGAACACGGCGACGCGCAGGCGCCCGTCTTCTCGAAGGTCCGCGTCGACGGTCGCGACCCCTCGTTCGACGCCGACGAGAAGGAGGAGATCCTCGCGGACCTTCAGGAGTCCGCGATGGACGTGATCAGCCGCAAGGGCGCCACGCAGTGGGGTCCCGCCACCGGCGTCGCTCACACCGTCGAGGCCATCCTCAACGACACCGGCGAGGTGCTCCCCTGCTCCGTCGTCCTCGACGGCGAGTACGGCTACGAGGACACCGCGCTCGGCGTGCCCGCGAAACTCGGCGCGGACGGCGTCGAGGAGGTCGTCGAGTGGGACCTCGACGAGTACGAGTCGGACCTGCTCGATGAGGCCGCGGACAAGCTCTCGGAGCAGTACGACAAGATCGCTTAA
- a CDS encoding MFS transporter, which produces MTHPEGGAADDGLDDVAEAVPDADDDAQPPAVANPRRALAVVIGVVFIDLVGFGIVIPILPFYVRSFGVSDAFIGLLAASYSLAQFLAAPTLGRLSDRIGRRPVLLASLAAAGVAWVTFGYAGVAGERFGTVAALATLFASRTLAGAMGGNIAAAQAYVADITPRDRRAGALGLIGAAFGLGFVFGPAIGGLLAADPVVARADALLPAFVPATAYSLPSFAAAGMSFLAVGVGARFLEEPARTRSTADAGRRRTTAIGQFREALASAALRPLTLTYFVVAVAFAGVQVMFIPYVADAFGYDATAAAFLLTYVGVLGAVNQGVLVGRLSRVVSSRTLVAGGAVVLGAALVAIPATGLVDGAFGGVALGGPSWLTLPLVALLLALAALSLGNALVNVSLATLVSTSADDAAQGAAFGVTQGASSLGRTVGPPLMAALYTVAVASPFLAGALLLVPVAVAFGRRRE; this is translated from the coding sequence GTGACACATCCGGAGGGGGGCGCGGCCGACGACGGCCTCGACGACGTCGCCGAGGCCGTGCCGGACGCTGACGACGACGCGCAGCCGCCCGCCGTCGCCAACCCGCGGCGCGCGCTCGCGGTCGTGATCGGCGTCGTGTTCATCGATCTGGTCGGCTTCGGGATCGTGATTCCGATCCTCCCCTTTTACGTGCGGTCGTTCGGCGTCAGCGACGCCTTCATCGGCCTGCTGGCGGCGTCGTACTCGCTCGCGCAGTTCCTCGCGGCGCCGACGCTCGGGCGGCTCTCGGACCGGATCGGACGCCGGCCCGTCCTCCTCGCGTCGCTCGCGGCCGCCGGCGTCGCGTGGGTGACGTTCGGCTACGCCGGGGTCGCGGGCGAGCGCTTCGGCACCGTCGCCGCGCTCGCGACGCTTTTCGCCTCCCGGACGCTCGCGGGCGCGATGGGCGGGAACATCGCCGCCGCGCAGGCGTACGTCGCCGACATCACGCCGCGGGACCGGCGGGCGGGCGCGCTGGGGCTCATCGGCGCCGCGTTCGGCCTCGGGTTCGTCTTCGGTCCGGCCATCGGCGGCCTGCTCGCCGCCGACCCCGTGGTGGCGCGCGCCGACGCGCTCCTCCCCGCCTTCGTGCCGGCGACGGCGTACTCGCTCCCGAGTTTCGCCGCGGCCGGCATGAGTTTCCTCGCCGTCGGCGTCGGCGCCCGCTTCCTCGAGGAGCCAGCGCGCACGCGGTCGACCGCGGACGCCGGGCGCAGGCGGACCACCGCGATCGGCCAGTTCCGCGAGGCGCTCGCCTCGGCCGCGCTCCGCCCGCTGACGCTCACGTACTTCGTCGTCGCCGTCGCGTTCGCGGGCGTACAAGTGATGTTCATCCCGTACGTCGCGGACGCGTTCGGCTACGACGCGACCGCCGCGGCGTTCCTCCTCACCTACGTCGGCGTCCTCGGTGCGGTGAACCAGGGCGTCCTCGTCGGGCGGCTCTCGCGGGTCGTCTCCTCGCGGACGCTCGTGGCGGGCGGGGCGGTCGTCCTCGGCGCCGCGCTCGTCGCCATCCCCGCGACCGGCCTCGTCGACGGCGCGTTCGGGGGCGTCGCCCTCGGCGGCCCGTCGTGGCTCACGCTCCCGCTCGTCGCGCTCCTCCTCGCGCTCGCGGCGCTGTCGCTCGGGAACGCGCTCGTGAACGTCTCGCTGGCGACGCTCGTCTCCACGTCCGCCGACGACGCGGCACAGGGCGCGGCCTTCGGCGTGACGCAGGGGGCGTCGAGCCTCGGTCGAACCGTCGGCCCGCCCCTGATGGCCGCGCTCTACACCGTCGCCGTCGCGTCGCCGTTCCTCGCCGGCGCGCTCCTGCTCGTTCCCGTGGCCGTCGCGTTCGGTCGCCGCCGCGAGTGA
- a CDS encoding histidine kinase N-terminal 7TM domain-containing protein: MALDLVPAWPAVGSIAGGAGALALAWAIRDHRGRPGVDWFLGVFAAQAVWCLSYGAGLLVDDLALRAALEGAMWLGVVWTGVAFLGFALAYTGRSDVVRSRLFAAVVAFGALSTALIATNPLHGAFWTGLEPAPAFGVATVSYAFGPWAYLVVAVETVLVASAVFLLVDTLLSYGPLYRRESAAVALSSLPPGFALVAWALELGPVPQLQLAPVLFVPHALMDAYAFNRAEMFDRNPTTSRAAERTAIDDLNDPVVALGLDNRIVRLNPAAERVLGVGAEAAQSRSLDEFLDIPIGLGAESGAEGAESEGIDGETASETVEVAGTPEAGRRTYAVSTARLTDPNGTHVGYTVVLSDITERERRRQQLEVLNRILRHNLRNDAGVVHGYGEILRDRLDDPDLTRMADAIERRAGALAALGEKAGTVERLVADGEAHDVAVDDLVERVVEEAQNSNPDATVELLVDDGDWTTCVRGDALGAVVENTVENALDHHDGEGSERDDGGAWVRVTLERAGDTQREADQFVLTVTDDGPGVPDHEVEAIEAGQETALEHGSGLGLWVVEWGAAAIGAAVEYADREPRGTRVTVSIPIVDER; the protein is encoded by the coding sequence ATGGCACTCGATCTCGTCCCCGCGTGGCCGGCCGTCGGATCGATCGCCGGCGGAGCGGGGGCGCTCGCGCTCGCGTGGGCGATCAGAGACCACCGCGGGCGCCCCGGAGTCGACTGGTTTCTGGGCGTCTTCGCCGCCCAAGCGGTCTGGTGTCTCTCCTACGGCGCCGGGCTCCTCGTCGACGACCTCGCCCTCCGGGCCGCCCTGGAGGGGGCGATGTGGCTGGGGGTCGTCTGGACCGGCGTCGCCTTCCTCGGCTTCGCGCTCGCCTACACCGGCCGGAGCGACGTGGTCCGGAGCCGGCTGTTCGCGGCGGTCGTCGCCTTCGGCGCCCTCTCGACCGCGCTGATCGCGACGAACCCCCTGCACGGCGCGTTCTGGACCGGCCTCGAACCTGCCCCGGCGTTCGGCGTCGCGACCGTCTCGTACGCGTTCGGTCCGTGGGCGTACCTCGTCGTCGCCGTCGAGACCGTCCTCGTCGCCAGCGCGGTCTTCCTGCTCGTCGACACCCTCCTCAGCTACGGCCCGCTGTACCGCCGCGAGAGCGCCGCCGTCGCCCTGAGCTCGCTCCCGCCGGGGTTCGCCCTGGTCGCGTGGGCGCTCGAACTCGGTCCCGTCCCGCAGCTGCAGTTGGCCCCCGTCCTGTTCGTCCCGCACGCGCTCATGGACGCGTACGCGTTCAACCGGGCAGAGATGTTCGACCGGAACCCCACGACCAGCCGGGCGGCGGAGCGCACCGCGATAGACGACCTGAACGACCCCGTCGTCGCGCTCGGGCTCGACAACCGCATCGTTCGGCTCAACCCCGCCGCGGAACGGGTGTTGGGCGTCGGCGCCGAAGCCGCTCAGAGCCGCTCGCTCGACGAGTTTCTCGACATCCCGATCGGTCTGGGGGCCGAGTCCGGAGCGGAGGGTGCCGAGTCCGAAGGGATCGACGGAGAGACCGCCAGCGAGACGGTCGAGGTCGCGGGGACCCCCGAAGCGGGTCGGCGGACCTACGCCGTGTCGACCGCGCGGCTGACCGACCCGAACGGGACACACGTCGGGTACACGGTCGTCCTCTCGGACATCACCGAGCGCGAGCGGCGGCGCCAACAGCTCGAGGTGCTCAATCGGATCTTGCGTCACAACCTTCGCAACGACGCCGGCGTGGTCCACGGCTACGGCGAGATTCTCCGCGACCGGCTCGACGACCCCGACCTGACCCGGATGGCCGACGCCATCGAGCGACGGGCGGGCGCGCTGGCCGCGCTCGGCGAGAAGGCCGGCACGGTGGAGCGGCTCGTCGCCGACGGGGAGGCACACGATGTCGCCGTCGACGACCTCGTCGAGCGAGTCGTCGAGGAGGCGCAGAACAGCAACCCCGACGCAACCGTCGAGTTGCTGGTGGACGACGGCGACTGGACCACGTGCGTCCGGGGCGACGCGCTGGGGGCGGTGGTCGAGAACACGGTCGAGAACGCGCTCGACCACCACGACGGCGAGGGCAGCGAGCGCGACGACGGCGGCGCGTGGGTGCGCGTGACGTTGGAACGAGCGGGCGACACCCAGCGCGAGGCCGACCAGTTCGTCCTCACCGTCACAGATGACGGGCCGGGGGTCCCCGATCACGAGGTCGAAGCGATAGAGGCCGGTCAGGAGACGGCGCTCGAACACGGCTCGGGGCTCGGCCTCTGGGTCGTCGAGTGGGGGGCCGCGGCGATCGGCGCGGCGGTCGAGTACGCCGACCGCGAGCCGCGCGGGACGCGCGTGACGGTGTCGATTCCGATCGTAGACGAGCGGTAA
- a CDS encoding DNA polymerase sliding clamp — MFKAIVGASTLQDALDSVSVLVDECKIRLNDEEFSIRAVDPANVGMVDLTLEAAAFESYEADGGVIGVNLARLEDIAGMANSGDLIHLELDEETRKLHIEIDGLSYTLALIDPDSIRQEPDIPDLDLASEIVVEGAQIDRGIKAADMVSDHIRLRVDESDEAFFIEAEGDTDDVDLRLAREDLIALTAGPADSLFSLDYLKDMNKAIPSDAEVTIELGEEFPVKLHYGFAEGLGNVTFMLAPRIQSD, encoded by the coding sequence ATGTTCAAGGCCATCGTGGGCGCGTCGACGCTACAGGACGCGCTCGACTCGGTGAGCGTGTTGGTCGACGAGTGTAAGATCCGACTGAACGACGAGGAGTTCTCCATCCGGGCCGTCGACCCCGCCAACGTCGGCATGGTCGATCTCACGCTCGAAGCCGCCGCGTTCGAGTCCTACGAGGCCGACGGCGGCGTCATCGGTGTCAACCTCGCCCGCCTCGAAGACATCGCCGGCATGGCCAACTCCGGCGACCTGATCCACCTCGAACTCGACGAGGAGACCCGCAAACTCCACATCGAGATCGACGGGCTCTCCTACACCCTCGCGCTTATCGACCCCGACTCCATCCGGCAGGAGCCGGACATCCCGGACCTCGATCTCGCCTCCGAGATCGTCGTCGAGGGCGCGCAGATCGACCGCGGGATCAAGGCCGCCGACATGGTCTCTGACCACATCCGCCTCCGCGTCGACGAGAGCGACGAGGCGTTCTTCATCGAGGCCGAGGGCGACACCGACGACGTCGACCTGCGGCTCGCCCGCGAGGACCTCATCGCGCTCACCGCCGGCCCCGCCGACTCGCTTTTCAGCCTCGATTACCTGAAAGACATGAACAAGGCGATCCCCTCCGACGCCGAGGTCACCATCGAACTCGGCGAGGAGTTCCCCGTCAAGCTCCACTACGGCTTCGCCGAGGGGCTCGGAAACGTGACCTTCATGCTCGCGCCTCGTATCCAGAGCGACTGA
- a CDS encoding phosphoglucomutase/phosphomannomutase family protein, which translates to MDEISFGTDGWRATLDTFTDDRVRIVGQAVADHLAAAGHDDPVAVGYDARETSEGFAESLAEVFAGNGFDVILPERDAPTPVIAHAIVERGLAGACMVTASHNPPEYNGVKFIPSDGAPALPDVTEDVVGRLAEPDLLPEAERGDISRVDLVSDHADAAREVVGGATGGAGVDLEGLTVAYDAMHGSGRGVTDALLESAGAEVVRLRCDRDVTFGGDSPEPSAEHLEELAERVTDPESDVDLGVANDGDADRIAVVTPERGVLDANLFYAACYDRLLEFDSGPAVRTVSTTFLIDRIAEAHGEAVYETPVGFKWVAEAMGEHDALFGGEESGGFTLRGHVREKDGVLMALLAAAAEAAEPFDDRVDRLVDEHGQVAAGKVSLDCPDDRKAGVLEELDDHIPESVSGHAVAKVVTLDGFKLLLENGSWLLVRPSGTEPKLRVYAEADSDEAVDELLADGRDIVEPLI; encoded by the coding sequence ATGGACGAGATATCCTTCGGCACGGACGGGTGGCGCGCGACGCTCGACACCTTCACCGACGACCGCGTGCGGATCGTGGGGCAGGCGGTCGCCGACCACCTCGCGGCGGCGGGCCACGACGACCCGGTCGCGGTCGGCTACGACGCCCGCGAGACCTCGGAGGGGTTCGCCGAGAGCCTCGCCGAGGTGTTCGCCGGCAACGGCTTCGACGTGATTCTCCCCGAGCGCGACGCGCCGACGCCCGTCATCGCGCACGCCATCGTCGAGCGCGGGCTCGCCGGCGCCTGCATGGTCACCGCCTCGCACAACCCGCCGGAGTACAACGGCGTGAAGTTCATCCCGAGCGACGGCGCGCCAGCCCTCCCGGACGTGACTGAGGACGTGGTCGGCCGCCTCGCGGAGCCCGACCTGCTCCCCGAAGCCGAGCGCGGCGACATCTCCCGCGTCGACCTCGTGAGCGACCACGCCGATGCGGCCCGCGAGGTCGTCGGCGGCGCGACCGGCGGCGCGGGCGTCGATCTGGAGGGGCTCACGGTCGCGTACGACGCGATGCACGGAAGCGGGCGCGGCGTCACCGACGCCCTCCTCGAGTCGGCCGGGGCGGAGGTCGTCCGCCTGCGCTGTGACCGGGACGTGACCTTCGGCGGCGACTCACCGGAGCCGTCGGCCGAACACCTCGAAGAACTGGCAGAGCGCGTCACCGACCCCGAAAGCGACGTCGATCTGGGGGTCGCCAACGACGGCGACGCCGACCGGATCGCGGTCGTCACGCCCGAACGCGGCGTGTTGGACGCCAACCTCTTTTATGCCGCCTGCTACGACCGGCTCTTGGAGTTCGACTCCGGCCCGGCCGTTCGCACCGTCTCGACGACGTTCCTCATCGATCGGATCGCGGAGGCGCACGGCGAGGCGGTGTACGAGACTCCTGTCGGATTTAAATGGGTCGCCGAGGCGATGGGCGAACACGACGCGCTGTTCGGCGGCGAGGAGTCGGGCGGGTTCACGCTCCGCGGCCACGTCCGGGAGAAGGACGGCGTGTTGATGGCGCTGCTCGCGGCCGCGGCCGAGGCCGCGGAACCGTTCGACGACCGCGTTGACCGGCTGGTCGACGAGCACGGACAGGTCGCGGCCGGGAAGGTGTCGCTCGACTGCCCCGACGACCGGAAGGCCGGCGTCCTCGAAGAGCTGGACGACCACATCCCCGAGTCGGTGTCGGGCCACGCCGTCGCGAAGGTCGTCACCCTCGACGGGTTCAAACTCCTCTTGGAGAACGGGTCGTGGCTGCTCGTCCGCCCCTCGGGCACCGAGCCGAAGCTCCGGGTGTACGCCGAGGCCGACAGCGACGAGGCGGTCGACGAACTGCTGGCCGACGGCCGCGACATCGTCGAGCCGCTCATCTGA
- a CDS encoding rhodanese-like domain-containing protein has product MSRVLPDELAERLGTDDEPIVVDIRPESDYESGAIGASRNVPVYDDLRSGDETTLRERLDEVPDDREIVTVCKMGIVAKRATRVFEEAGYEASTLAGGMSGWNGYERNSLGYRLRSLWWRLRG; this is encoded by the coding sequence ATGAGTCGCGTGCTCCCAGACGAGTTGGCCGAGCGCCTCGGCACCGACGACGAGCCGATCGTCGTCGACATCCGGCCCGAGTCGGACTACGAGAGCGGGGCGATCGGCGCGAGCCGAAACGTGCCCGTGTACGACGACCTCCGGAGCGGCGACGAGACGACCCTCCGAGAGCGGCTCGACGAGGTGCCGGACGACCGAGAGATAGTCACCGTCTGCAAGATGGGTATCGTCGCAAAGCGGGCGACCCGCGTCTTCGAGGAGGCGGGCTACGAGGCGTCGACGCTCGCGGGCGGAATGAGCGGGTGGAACGGGTACGAACGGAACTCGCTCGGCTACCGGCTCCGATCGCTGTGGTGGCGCCTGCGCGGGTGA
- the hjc gene encoding Holliday junction resolvase Hjc, protein MTTTVAANRKGDRRERELVNALDEAGFAVMRAPASGAATERELPDVLAGDGETFYAIEAKSSAGDPIYLTGEEVEALLFFAQNFGAKARIAVRFDREDWYFFHPGDLYTTDAGSYRVKKEKALADGTDFAEFVGETEKVTLAEAGRRANDDDDTADPEAAERREILEAVRDGHMPVEDAMDVL, encoded by the coding sequence GTGACGACGACCGTGGCCGCTAACCGAAAGGGCGACCGCCGCGAGCGCGAGCTGGTGAACGCCTTAGACGAGGCCGGGTTCGCCGTGATGCGCGCGCCGGCGAGCGGCGCCGCGACCGAGCGGGAGCTCCCGGACGTGCTCGCGGGCGACGGCGAGACGTTCTACGCCATCGAGGCGAAATCGAGCGCCGGCGACCCGATATACCTCACCGGCGAGGAGGTGGAGGCGCTGCTCTTCTTCGCCCAGAACTTCGGCGCGAAGGCGCGGATCGCGGTCCGGTTCGACCGCGAGGACTGGTACTTCTTCCACCCCGGCGACCTGTACACCACCGACGCCGGGTCGTACCGGGTGAAAAAGGAGAAAGCGCTGGCGGACGGCACCGACTTCGCCGAGTTCGTCGGCGAGACGGAGAAGGTGACGCTCGCCGAGGCCGGGCGGCGCGCGAATGACGACGACGACACCGCCGACCCCGAGGCGGCGGAGCGCCGGGAGATCCTCGAAGCGGTCCGCGACGGGCACATGCCGGTCGAGGACGCGATGGACGTGCTGTGA
- the rio1 gene encoding serine/threonine-protein kinase Rio1 — MSEEFVLLEPDEQPGDEWEQLDVSDTEADRIARRQDREFDEFRKRIKDTEQFKLQESVFDDATLAAVYKLVQDGYVDAFGGPVSTGKEASVFEALGGQAGERPEPGSAAAGGGPEGVTPEREVAVKVYRINSSNFRQMRDYLEGDPRFEGIASDKKAVVLAWTRKEFANLKRARKAGVRVPEPIAVQRNVLVMELVGHADERARRLNEVDVENPETAYEVVREYMRRLYGAGLIHGDLSEYNMIIHDGELVIIDLGQAVTVHHPNAGEFLQRDCKNVAAFFTREGIDVDPDDLRAYVTEPEPDPSGEPDAGGESDAGGESESANADE; from the coding sequence ATGAGCGAGGAGTTCGTCCTGCTAGAGCCCGACGAGCAGCCCGGCGACGAGTGGGAACAGCTGGACGTCTCCGACACGGAGGCGGACCGGATCGCCCGCCGACAGGACCGGGAGTTCGACGAGTTCCGCAAGCGGATCAAAGACACCGAGCAGTTCAAACTCCAGGAGTCGGTGTTCGACGACGCCACGCTGGCGGCCGTTTATAAACTCGTCCAGGACGGCTACGTCGACGCCTTCGGCGGCCCGGTGTCGACGGGGAAGGAGGCGAGCGTCTTCGAGGCGCTCGGCGGGCAGGCCGGCGAGCGACCGGAGCCGGGGTCGGCGGCGGCCGGCGGCGGGCCAGAGGGCGTCACGCCGGAGCGCGAGGTCGCGGTGAAGGTGTATCGGATCAACTCCTCGAACTTCCGGCAGATGCGCGATTACCTGGAGGGCGACCCGCGCTTCGAGGGCATCGCGAGCGACAAGAAGGCGGTCGTGTTGGCGTGGACCCGCAAGGAGTTCGCGAACCTCAAGCGGGCGCGCAAGGCCGGCGTGCGCGTGCCCGAGCCGATCGCGGTCCAGCGGAATGTCCTCGTGATGGAGCTCGTGGGGCACGCCGACGAGCGCGCTCGTCGGCTGAACGAGGTCGACGTGGAGAACCCGGAGACGGCCTACGAGGTCGTCCGCGAGTACATGCGCCGGCTCTACGGCGCCGGCCTGATCCACGGCGACTTATCGGAGTACAACATGATCATCCACGACGGCGAGTTGGTGATCATCGACTTGGGACAGGCCGTGACGGTTCACCACCCGAACGCCGGGGAGTTCCTCCAGCGCGACTGCAAGAACGTGGCGGCGTTTTTCACCCGCGAGGGGATCGACGTGGACCCCGACGACCTCCGCGCGTACGTGACGGAACCGGAGCCAGATCCGAGCGGCGAGCCGGACGCGGGCGGCGAGTCGGACGCGGGCGGCGAGTCGGAATCGGCGAACGCCGACGAGTAG
- a CDS encoding KH domain-containing protein, giving the protein MQHVTVPQDRIGVVIGAGGETMREIEERANVRLDIDSESGSVAIEERDDPVAAMVAPDVIKAIGRGFKPETALSILDHDLRTLDLIDLSEHTRNDNDLQRKKGRIIGENGRTRELLEELSGANVVVYGSTVGAVGQPEELEVVRRAVGMLLDGAPHGAVYSYLERMSNELDDDVSFNAPQ; this is encoded by the coding sequence ATGCAACACGTGACGGTTCCGCAGGACCGGATCGGCGTCGTCATCGGCGCCGGCGGTGAGACGATGCGAGAGATAGAGGAGCGGGCGAACGTCCGGCTCGACATCGACTCGGAGTCGGGCAGCGTCGCCATCGAGGAGCGCGACGACCCGGTAGCGGCGATGGTGGCCCCGGACGTGATCAAAGCGATCGGCCGCGGATTTAAACCGGAGACCGCGCTGTCGATCCTCGACCACGACCTCCGGACGCTCGATCTGATCGACCTGTCCGAACACACTCGCAACGACAACGACCTCCAGCGCAAGAAGGGCCGGATCATCGGCGAGAACGGTCGGACCCGCGAACTCCTCGAAGAGCTGTCGGGCGCGAACGTCGTCGTTTACGGGTCGACCGTCGGCGCCGTCGGCCAGCCCGAAGAGCTCGAAGTGGTCCGCCGGGCGGTCGGGATGCTGCTCGACGGCGCCCCGCACGGCGCGGTGTACTCGTACTTAGAGCGCATGTCGAACGAGCTCGACGACGACGTGAGCTTCAACGCGCCCCAGTAA